A stretch of the Mycolicibacterium celeriflavum genome encodes the following:
- a CDS encoding 2Fe-2S iron-sulfur cluster-binding protein, with the protein MESAHFTDITVSVDGARHSLTVDNRTTLLDLLREHLGVTAPKKGCDHGQCGSCTVLLDGRRATTCLAFAVAHDGAEIVTAAGLGDAGALHPVAQAFLDHDGFQCGYCTPGQICSAVGMLDEVKSGAPSHVTEDLEQTPELSNDEIRERMSGNLCRCAAYPNIVAAIHEAAR; encoded by the coding sequence ATGGAGTCAGCCCACTTCACCGATATCACCGTGTCCGTCGACGGCGCCCGGCACTCGCTGACCGTCGACAACCGCACGACTTTGCTGGACCTCCTCCGCGAACATCTTGGCGTCACCGCGCCCAAGAAGGGCTGCGACCACGGCCAGTGCGGATCGTGCACGGTTCTGCTCGACGGCAGACGCGCCACCACCTGCCTGGCGTTCGCCGTTGCCCACGACGGCGCCGAGATCGTCACCGCAGCCGGGCTCGGCGACGCCGGCGCGCTGCATCCCGTCGCCCAGGCCTTCCTCGACCACGACGGTTTCCAGTGCGGTTACTGCACGCCCGGCCAGATCTGCTCGGCCGTCGGCATGCTCGACGAGGTCAAGTCCGGCGCACCGAGCCACGTCACCGAGGACCTCGAGCAAACGCCCGAACTGTCCAACGACGAGATCCGCGAACGGATGAGCGGCAACCTGTGCCGCTGCGCCGCCTACCCAAACATCGTCGCCGCCATCCATGAGGCCGCCCGATGA
- a CDS encoding rhomboid-like protein, which yields MQLIRGAPLTFAWLVVLLITTRVQRSAGHRGSRRIQRRNSTNLRRLRTEPSRVLTTSLFWLDDHRWWPYVPVFAGVVAPAERRLCWWRWLLVGLGAHVVGTYVGQSYLRLLIGKGRAPQRLENARDVGVSYFVLGVAGALSGYTRKPWRSPAQATAVLALAGNAAARPTFTEVGHLTAFLIGLTAVPLAPDRESKPYPRLPDVS from the coding sequence GTGCAGCTCATCCGCGGCGCGCCGCTCACGTTCGCGTGGTTGGTCGTCCTGCTCATCACCACCCGCGTGCAGCGCTCGGCCGGCCATCGAGGGTCGCGGCGGATCCAGCGCAGAAACTCCACCAACCTGCGTCGGCTGCGCACCGAACCGTCGCGCGTCCTCACGACCAGCCTGTTCTGGCTCGACGACCACCGATGGTGGCCGTACGTGCCAGTGTTCGCCGGCGTGGTCGCACCGGCAGAGCGCCGATTATGTTGGTGGCGTTGGCTTCTCGTCGGTCTCGGCGCGCACGTCGTCGGCACCTACGTCGGCCAGAGCTACCTGCGGCTGCTGATCGGCAAAGGACGCGCGCCGCAGCGGCTGGAAAACGCCCGCGACGTCGGGGTGAGCTACTTCGTCCTCGGCGTGGCCGGCGCGCTGTCCGGCTACACCCGAAAGCCGTGGCGATCACCTGCGCAGGCCACGGCGGTGCTGGCGCTGGCGGGTAACGCCGCCGCACGCCCGACCTTCACCGAAGTCGGGCACCTGACCGCGTTCCTCATCGGGCTGACAGCCGTCCCGCTGGCGCCGGATCGCGAGTCCAAGCCCTATCCGCGGCTACCCGACGTTTCATAA
- a CDS encoding MFS transporter produces MSTTTEAPPPRSTPAETRRAIWNTIRGSSGNLVEWYDVYIYTVFAPYFEAQFFDESEKNSTVYVYAIFAVTFVMRPVGSWFFGRFADRRGRRAALTVSVSLMAGCSMVVALVPSQASIGAAAAVILILARLVQGFATGGEYGTSATYMSEAATRERRGFFSSFQYVTLVGGHVLAQLTLLIVDAFLVDEQMREFGWRIGFAVGGVAAVVVFWLRRTMDESLSEDVIEAAKTGQDKGAGSIRELFTHYPKPLLMCFLITLGGTIAFYTYSVNAPAIVKTAYKGEGMTGTWINLIGLIFLMLLQPVGGMISDKVGRKPLLLWFGFGGVIYTYVLITYLPETRSPLTSFLLVAIGYVILTGYTSINALVKSELFPARVRALGVGVGYALANSMFGGTAPMIYQALRERDQVPLFIGYVTVCIAVSLVVYLFFLKNKSETFLDRERGSSFVRAP; encoded by the coding sequence ATGAGTACGACGACGGAAGCGCCACCGCCGCGGTCGACACCTGCCGAAACCCGGCGGGCGATCTGGAACACGATCCGCGGCTCGTCGGGCAACCTCGTCGAGTGGTACGACGTCTACATCTACACGGTGTTCGCGCCCTACTTCGAAGCGCAGTTCTTCGACGAATCCGAGAAGAACTCGACGGTGTACGTGTACGCGATCTTCGCGGTGACCTTCGTGATGCGGCCGGTCGGCTCCTGGTTCTTCGGCCGGTTCGCCGACCGACGGGGCCGCCGCGCCGCGCTCACGGTGAGTGTGTCGCTGATGGCGGGCTGCTCGATGGTCGTCGCGCTGGTGCCCTCACAAGCCAGCATCGGCGCGGCCGCGGCGGTCATCCTGATCCTGGCGCGATTGGTGCAGGGTTTCGCGACCGGCGGCGAGTATGGGACGTCGGCGACGTACATGTCCGAAGCGGCGACGCGTGAGCGACGTGGCTTCTTCTCGTCGTTCCAGTACGTGACGCTGGTCGGCGGACATGTGCTGGCTCAGCTCACGCTGTTGATCGTCGACGCGTTCCTCGTCGACGAACAGATGCGCGAATTCGGTTGGCGGATCGGCTTCGCCGTCGGCGGCGTCGCTGCGGTGGTGGTGTTCTGGTTGCGCCGGACCATGGACGAGTCGCTCAGCGAGGACGTCATCGAAGCGGCCAAGACCGGGCAGGACAAGGGAGCCGGCTCGATACGCGAGTTGTTCACCCACTACCCGAAGCCGCTGCTGATGTGCTTCCTGATCACATTGGGCGGCACCATCGCGTTCTACACCTACAGCGTCAACGCGCCGGCGATCGTCAAGACCGCTTACAAGGGTGAGGGCATGACGGGCACGTGGATCAACCTTATCGGGTTGATCTTCCTGATGCTGCTGCAGCCGGTCGGCGGCATGATCAGCGATAAGGTCGGTCGCAAACCGCTGCTGCTGTGGTTCGGTTTCGGCGGGGTGATCTACACCTATGTGCTGATCACCTACTTGCCCGAAACACGCTCTCCGTTAACGTCTTTCCTTCTGGTGGCGATCGGCTACGTGATCCTCACCGGCTACACCTCGATCAATGCGCTGGTCAAGTCGGAATTGTTTCCGGCGCGGGTGCGGGCGCTGGGCGTGGGTGTCGGCTACGCGCTGGCGAACTCGATGTTCGGCGGCACCGCTCCGATGATCTATCAGGCGCTCAGGGAACGCGATCAGGTCCCGTTGTTCATCGGCTACGTCACCGTCTGCATCGCGGTGTCCCTCGTGGTGTACCTGTTCTTCCTGAAGAACAAGTCCGAGACCTTCCTCGACCGCGAGCGCGGCTCATCTTTCGTGCGGGCTCCCTAA
- a CDS encoding NAD(P)/FAD-dependent oxidoreductase: MQWECAVVGAGAAGLSAALVLGRARRRTVVIDADEQSNRVSSVIGGLLGYDQRPPAELYAAGRRELASYPSVEYRHGTVRSGRPVDSGFVLEPDDGDPILTKRVLLATGMQYCPPELPGLAELWGTSVFQCPFCHGWEMRDKRLATMAAGEEAMHSALMLRGWSDDVVLLTDGSTDLSPADVNVLQSANVTIDDRRVVELHSDNGQLTAIAFADGDRLVRDGLLVEAPLRQRSPLAQQLGAECTPGPLAADTINIDEIHRTVTGGVFAAGDVCSEQPYVAGAIAAGSKAAMIIVQSLLADEFGLPYPPT, encoded by the coding sequence ATGCAATGGGAATGCGCCGTCGTCGGGGCCGGAGCCGCCGGGCTGAGCGCCGCCCTCGTCCTGGGCCGGGCGCGGCGGCGCACGGTCGTGATCGACGCCGACGAGCAGAGCAACCGCGTGTCGAGCGTCATCGGCGGTCTTCTCGGCTATGACCAGCGGCCACCGGCCGAGCTCTACGCCGCCGGGCGCCGAGAGCTGGCGTCGTACCCCAGCGTCGAGTACCGGCACGGCACGGTACGCAGCGGCCGTCCCGTCGACAGCGGGTTCGTCCTCGAACCGGACGACGGCGACCCGATTCTCACCAAGCGCGTCCTGCTCGCCACCGGCATGCAGTACTGCCCGCCGGAGCTGCCCGGGCTCGCGGAACTGTGGGGCACCTCGGTGTTCCAGTGCCCGTTCTGCCACGGCTGGGAGATGCGCGACAAGCGGCTCGCCACCATGGCCGCCGGCGAGGAGGCCATGCACTCGGCGCTGATGCTGCGCGGCTGGAGCGACGACGTCGTGCTACTGACCGACGGCAGCACCGACCTGTCACCCGCCGACGTCAACGTCCTGCAATCGGCGAACGTCACGATCGATGACCGCCGTGTCGTCGAATTGCACAGCGACAACGGCCAATTGACCGCAATCGCATTCGCCGACGGCGACCGTCTGGTCCGCGACGGCCTGCTGGTCGAGGCGCCGCTGCGCCAACGCTCGCCGCTGGCCCAACAATTGGGCGCGGAATGCACACCCGGCCCGCTGGCCGCCGACACCATCAACATCGACGAGATCCACCGCACAGTCACCGGCGGCGTGTTCGCCGCGGGCGACGTCTGTAGCGAACAACCCTATGTCGCAGGCGCGATCGCCGCCGGCTCGAAGGCGGCGATGATCATCGTGCAGAGCCTGCTCGCCGACGAGTTCGGCCTGCCGTACCCGCCGACCTAG
- a CDS encoding YceI family protein, translating to MPQTWKLDQSDGRLEIRTGVGGRAAKMGHRLTIVMNIWHATVAWADGEPTQVTLTVDVDSLEVLSGEGGVTPLTGPEKALARTNALKVLNAKRFPRITFESSDIDKTGDRYRLTGTLQIHGQTRNQVVDVAVSELDEVWRISCEADVRHSDFGLKPYSMLMGSMKVADAVTVSFSAKRNKR from the coding sequence ATGCCGCAGACCTGGAAGCTGGATCAGTCCGACGGTCGGCTGGAGATCCGCACCGGCGTCGGGGGCCGCGCCGCGAAGATGGGCCACCGCCTCACGATTGTGATGAACATCTGGCACGCGACGGTCGCCTGGGCGGACGGCGAACCGACCCAGGTGACGCTGACGGTCGACGTGGATTCGCTCGAGGTGCTCAGCGGCGAGGGCGGCGTGACGCCGTTGACCGGCCCCGAGAAGGCGCTCGCGCGGACGAATGCCCTGAAAGTGCTGAATGCGAAGCGGTTTCCGCGAATCACGTTCGAATCGAGCGACATCGACAAGACCGGCGACCGATACCGTCTCACCGGGACGCTGCAGATTCACGGGCAGACTCGAAACCAGGTCGTTGACGTCGCGGTGAGCGAACTCGACGAGGTGTGGCGTATCTCATGTGAGGCCGACGTGCGGCACTCGGACTTCGGCCTCAAGCCGTATTCGATGCTGATGGGCTCGATGAAGGTCGCCGACGCTGTGACGGTGTCGTTCAGCGCGAAACGAAACAAGCGGTAA
- a CDS encoding xanthine dehydrogenase family protein molybdopterin-binding subunit — MTTLQPRAIGTAVTRLDGPAKVTGTADYAYEYAVDNATYLHPVQATIAKGRITTMDTSAAEAVDGVLAVLTAFDKPRLADTSNGDLTVLQGPQVNYRGQLIGGVIAESAETARHAAALVHVEYDEAPHDVALSADHPKLYAPDEVNAGYPTDTSEGDVEAALRDAPIVVDQTYSTPHEHNNPMEPHACIALWDIDTLTLWDSTQGVHAVRKEVATTFGLQPEQVRVIAKNVGGGFGSKGSPHSHNILAVMAAQRVPGRPVKLAVTRQQMFDFVGYRTPTIQHLRLAAERDGTLTAISHEVVTQTATVKEFAEQAAVPSRMMYAGPNRKTSHRVAALDVPVPFWMRAPGECPGMYALEVAMDELAVACGVDPVELRIRNEPDVDPETGNPWSDRRLVECLQTGAERFGWTSRDPEPGTRCEGEWLVGTGVASSVYPAMNMPGNGARIECVAPGRYAVGIGAVDIGTGTWTALSQIAADALGCELDAIDLQIGDTDLPAASVEGGSSGISSWGRAIVAAAQQFRRDHGDDPAVGVATTAEAPENEEAQNFGMYSFGAHFVEARVSRHTGEIRVSRMLGVFSVGRVINPVTLRSQLIGGMTMGLSMALHEESVRDPRFGHVVTRDLATYHISSHADVPAVEAMWLDDVDKHSNPMGSRGAGEIGIVGSAAAVVNAVYHATGIRVRDLPVMCDAVLVAGA, encoded by the coding sequence ATGACCACCCTGCAACCCCGCGCCATCGGCACCGCCGTCACCCGTCTCGACGGGCCCGCCAAGGTCACCGGCACCGCGGACTACGCCTACGAGTACGCCGTCGACAACGCCACGTATCTGCACCCGGTCCAGGCCACCATCGCCAAAGGCCGGATCACGACGATGGACACCTCCGCCGCCGAGGCGGTCGATGGAGTCCTGGCCGTGCTCACCGCGTTCGACAAGCCCCGGCTGGCCGACACCTCGAACGGCGACCTCACGGTGCTGCAAGGCCCGCAAGTCAACTACCGCGGCCAGCTGATCGGCGGCGTGATCGCGGAGAGCGCCGAAACCGCCAGGCACGCAGCGGCACTCGTGCACGTCGAGTACGACGAGGCGCCGCACGACGTCGCGCTGAGCGCCGACCACCCGAAGCTGTACGCGCCCGACGAGGTCAACGCGGGTTATCCGACCGACACGTCCGAGGGCGACGTGGAAGCCGCGCTGCGGGACGCGCCGATCGTCGTCGATCAGACCTACAGCACGCCACACGAGCACAACAATCCGATGGAACCGCACGCCTGTATCGCGCTGTGGGACATCGACACCCTGACGCTGTGGGACTCGACCCAAGGTGTGCACGCAGTCCGTAAGGAGGTGGCGACCACGTTCGGCCTGCAACCCGAGCAGGTGCGGGTGATCGCGAAAAACGTCGGCGGAGGCTTCGGCTCCAAAGGTTCACCGCACTCGCACAACATCCTCGCCGTGATGGCCGCGCAACGGGTTCCCGGCCGGCCGGTGAAGCTGGCGGTGACGAGGCAGCAGATGTTCGACTTCGTCGGGTACCGCACGCCGACAATCCAGCACCTTCGCCTGGCCGCCGAACGCGACGGGACGTTGACGGCGATCAGCCACGAAGTCGTCACCCAGACCGCGACCGTCAAGGAGTTCGCCGAGCAGGCCGCGGTCCCGTCGCGCATGATGTATGCCGGCCCGAACCGCAAGACGTCACACCGGGTCGCGGCGCTCGACGTGCCCGTCCCGTTCTGGATGCGCGCCCCGGGCGAGTGTCCCGGCATGTACGCACTCGAGGTCGCGATGGACGAACTCGCCGTCGCCTGCGGCGTCGACCCGGTCGAGTTGCGCATCCGCAACGAACCCGACGTCGACCCCGAGACCGGCAACCCGTGGTCGGACCGCCGCCTTGTCGAATGCCTGCAGACGGGTGCGGAACGGTTCGGCTGGACATCGCGAGACCCCGAGCCCGGAACCCGCTGCGAGGGTGAATGGTTGGTCGGCACCGGTGTCGCGTCGTCGGTGTATCCGGCGATGAACATGCCGGGCAACGGCGCTCGCATCGAATGCGTCGCACCGGGCCGCTACGCCGTCGGCATCGGGGCGGTCGACATCGGCACCGGCACCTGGACGGCGCTTTCGCAGATCGCGGCGGACGCGCTGGGCTGTGAGCTGGACGCGATCGACCTGCAGATCGGCGACACGGACCTGCCCGCCGCTTCGGTGGAGGGCGGCTCGTCGGGCATCAGCTCGTGGGGCCGCGCGATCGTCGCTGCGGCACAACAGTTCCGGCGCGACCACGGTGACGACCCGGCCGTCGGCGTCGCGACCACCGCCGAGGCGCCGGAGAACGAGGAGGCGCAGAACTTCGGAATGTATTCGTTCGGCGCGCATTTCGTCGAGGCGAGGGTCAGCCGACATACCGGCGAGATCCGGGTGTCGCGGATGCTCGGGGTGTTCTCGGTCGGGCGGGTGATCAACCCGGTGACGTTGCGCTCGCAGCTTATCGGCGGCATGACGATGGGCCTGTCGATGGCGCTGCACGAGGAGAGCGTGCGCGACCCGCGGTTCGGCCATGTCGTCACCAGAGACCTGGCGACCTACCACATCAGCTCGCACGCCGACGTTCCCGCCGTCGAGGCGATGTGGCTCGACGACGTCGACAAGCACTCTAACCCGATGGGATCGCGCGGTGCGGGTGAGATCGGCATCGTGGGGTCGGCCGCTGCGGTGGTCAACGCGGTGTACCACGCGACCGGTATTCGGGTGCGCGATCTGCCGGTGATGTGCGACGCGGTGCTCGTTGCGGGCGCCTAG
- the ppk2 gene encoding polyphosphate kinase 2 — protein sequence MTTADSEIDLDALSTDDHGYTVNDEDEDDPILLDRDGKPIQTWRERYPYDERMSRDDYERVKRRLQIELLKLQKWSKRTGARHVILFEGRDAAGKGGSIQRFMEHLNPRGARVVALEKPTEEEKSQWYFQRYVRHLPTAGEMVLFDRSWYNRAGVERVMGFCTPEQHAEFMRQAPAFEEMLVNSGLHLTKFWFSVSPAEQRTRFAIRLIDPLRQWKFSSVDMEAVNRWEDYTRAKEEMFVATDTDYAPWIVVKSNDKKRGRINAMRYLLSRFDYDDKDDEVVGEPDPLIVGRALED from the coding sequence ATGACGACCGCAGATTCTGAGATTGATCTCGACGCCCTGTCGACCGACGACCATGGCTACACGGTCAACGACGAGGACGAGGACGACCCGATCCTGCTCGACCGCGATGGCAAGCCGATCCAGACCTGGCGCGAGCGCTATCCGTACGACGAGCGGATGTCGCGCGACGATTACGAGCGGGTGAAACGGCGCCTGCAGATCGAACTGCTCAAACTGCAGAAGTGGAGTAAACGCACCGGCGCCCGGCACGTGATCCTGTTCGAGGGTCGCGACGCGGCGGGCAAGGGTGGATCCATCCAGCGGTTCATGGAGCACCTCAACCCGCGCGGCGCACGGGTGGTGGCGTTGGAGAAGCCGACCGAAGAAGAGAAGTCGCAGTGGTACTTCCAGCGATACGTCAGGCATCTGCCGACGGCCGGGGAGATGGTGTTGTTCGACCGGTCCTGGTACAACCGCGCGGGAGTCGAACGGGTGATGGGCTTCTGTACGCCCGAACAGCACGCCGAGTTCATGCGCCAGGCGCCGGCGTTCGAGGAGATGCTGGTCAACTCGGGACTGCACCTGACCAAGTTCTGGTTCTCGGTGTCGCCGGCCGAGCAGCGGACGCGGTTCGCGATCCGGCTCATTGATCCGTTGCGGCAGTGGAAGTTCTCGTCGGTGGACATGGAAGCGGTCAACCGGTGGGAGGACTACACCAGGGCCAAGGAGGAGATGTTCGTCGCGACCGACACCGACTATGCGCCGTGGATCGTGGTGAAGAGCAACGACAAGAAGCGCGGGCGCATCAACGCGATGCGGTATCTGCTGTCGCGGTTCGACTATGACGACAAGGACGACGAGGTGGTCGGCGAGCCGGATCCGTTGATCGTCGGCCGGGCGCTGGAGGACTAG
- a CDS encoding cyclic nucleotide-binding domain-containing protein, with amino-acid sequence MDNRRYARASEEARAQEIQLDARRLREFDTFAKFSDSDLTRLVQASHRTSTSGPWPLIREQTPSDACYILLSGEVGVYVGHDRIAVVGPGEVIGESVLRRGALRNATVTTTGRAEVLHIDRDDLNRLLAEIPALREAMDATVARHTSKADTAEPG; translated from the coding sequence ATGGACAACCGCAGGTACGCCCGCGCCAGCGAAGAGGCCCGCGCGCAGGAAATCCAACTCGACGCCAGGCGACTACGGGAGTTCGACACGTTCGCGAAGTTCTCCGACAGCGACCTCACGCGTCTGGTCCAGGCGTCACACCGCACGTCGACGTCGGGACCCTGGCCGCTGATCCGCGAGCAGACCCCGTCGGACGCCTGCTACATCCTGCTCAGCGGGGAGGTCGGCGTCTACGTCGGCCACGACCGGATCGCCGTGGTCGGTCCGGGCGAGGTGATCGGCGAATCGGTGCTGCGCCGCGGCGCACTGCGCAATGCGACCGTGACGACGACGGGGCGCGCCGAGGTGCTGCACATCGACCGAGACGACCTGAACCGTCTGCTCGCCGAGATACCGGCGCTGCGCGAGGCCATGGACGCGACGGTCGCCCGCCACACCTCGAAGGCTGACACCGCCGAACCGGGCTGA
- a CDS encoding FAD binding domain-containing protein: MIPFDYHRATSVSDAVTAVAERPDAVFLAGGTNLVDHMKLGIVEPSLIVDVSHLSLTDVDQLPDGSLRVGADVRNSDLAAHPVVRSRYPVLARALLSAASGQLRNLATTAGNLLQRTRCVYFQDVTTPCNKRTPGEGCSAIGGYVRYHAILGASEHCVAVHPSDMAVAMAALDTVVVYVDADGEHRLPLTDFHRLPGDRPDRDTVLPQGALITAVEIPVPPKGARSTYRKVRDRASYAFALTSVAAELVVDDGTVASARVALGGVAHKPWRASRAEQELTGAPATEDSFRRAADAELESAQPLPGNEFKVELTRRAIVATLAELTEQR, encoded by the coding sequence ATGATTCCCTTCGACTACCACCGCGCCACCAGCGTCTCCGACGCGGTCACCGCCGTCGCCGAGCGCCCTGACGCGGTGTTCCTCGCCGGCGGCACCAACCTCGTCGATCACATGAAGCTCGGCATCGTCGAGCCGTCGCTGATCGTCGATGTGAGCCACCTGTCGCTCACCGACGTCGACCAGCTGCCCGACGGGTCGCTGCGCGTCGGCGCCGACGTCCGCAACAGCGACCTCGCGGCCCACCCCGTGGTCCGCAGCCGCTACCCCGTCCTCGCCCGCGCGCTGCTCTCGGCGGCCTCCGGTCAGCTGCGCAACCTCGCCACCACCGCGGGAAACCTGTTGCAGCGCACCCGGTGCGTCTACTTCCAGGACGTCACCACACCGTGCAACAAGCGCACCCCCGGCGAGGGCTGCTCGGCGATCGGCGGTTACGTCCGCTACCACGCCATCCTCGGCGCCTCGGAACACTGTGTCGCCGTGCATCCGTCGGACATGGCGGTCGCGATGGCAGCGCTCGACACGGTCGTAGTCTACGTAGATGCCGACGGTGAACATCGCCTGCCGCTCACCGACTTTCACCGGCTACCCGGCGACCGCCCCGACCGCGACACCGTGCTACCGCAAGGCGCGCTCATCACCGCGGTCGAGATCCCTGTGCCGCCGAAGGGTGCCCGCTCGACGTACCGCAAGGTGCGCGACCGCGCGTCGTACGCGTTCGCGTTGACGTCGGTGGCCGCCGAACTCGTCGTCGATGACGGCACCGTCGCCAGCGCCCGCGTCGCACTTGGTGGCGTCGCCCACAAACCATGGCGCGCATCCCGCGCCGAGCAGGAGCTCACTGGTGCACCGGCCACCGAGGACTCCTTCCGCCGGGCCGCGGACGCCGAACTCGAGAGCGCACAACCGTTGCCCGGCAACGAGTTCAAGGTCGAACTCACCCGCCGCGCCATCGTCGCCACCCTGGCCGAGCTGACGGAGCAGCGATGA
- a CDS encoding serine/threonine-protein kinase translates to MSSPKGGSRLGTRFGPYELKSLIGVGGMGEVYRAYDTAKERTVAIKLLRPDMAVDPNFQERFRRESRVAARLQEPHVIPVHDFGDIDGTLYIDMRLVEGASLKELLRTDGALPATRVVSIITQVAAALDAAHANGLVHRDIKPENVLLTADDFAYLVDFGIAHGGGEAAVTKTGLVIGSCAYMAPERISGERGGPASDIYSLTCLLYECLTGRAPFDSGDLREIMGAHLFSPAPRPSIMRRGISREFDEVIARGMAKKPADRFATAGELAKAAAAAANAPVAAPPPPPQPPPSTRQFSAVDPNPVRTGYQPAYAPLPPPAPNRKPRFGPAQIGLVVTTIVLFTAAVVLALVLAFGDHGSGSAPQTSLALPPSTTTETTAPSAEEETTTTTTTTTPTPSTTPTTSGAPIAGVSGTDSQGFIGHTARCDAGSTPAAAIRTAQSLAVVCETAPGDYYYLGERLRDGANVRLDNVQPSGAGFVATNPADGARYDVQPGMLTISSNGTVDSAEPALEYGSADR, encoded by the coding sequence TTGAGCTCCCCGAAGGGCGGCTCCCGACTGGGTACGCGATTCGGGCCGTATGAGCTGAAGTCCCTGATCGGCGTCGGCGGCATGGGCGAGGTCTACCGCGCCTATGACACCGCAAAGGAGCGGACGGTGGCGATCAAGCTGCTACGTCCGGATATGGCCGTCGACCCCAACTTTCAGGAACGTTTCCGACGCGAGTCGCGCGTCGCTGCGCGACTGCAGGAACCGCACGTCATCCCCGTGCACGACTTCGGAGACATCGACGGAACGCTCTACATCGACATGCGCCTGGTCGAGGGCGCGAGCCTCAAGGAACTGCTGCGCACCGACGGCGCGTTGCCCGCGACGCGCGTCGTGTCGATCATCACGCAGGTGGCGGCGGCGCTGGACGCCGCGCACGCCAACGGTCTCGTGCATCGCGACATCAAGCCGGAGAACGTGCTGCTCACCGCCGACGACTTCGCGTATCTCGTCGACTTCGGCATCGCCCACGGCGGCGGGGAAGCGGCGGTCACCAAGACCGGGCTGGTGATCGGCTCGTGCGCATACATGGCGCCGGAACGCATCAGCGGAGAGCGCGGCGGGCCCGCCTCCGACATCTACTCGCTGACCTGCCTGCTTTATGAGTGCCTGACCGGTCGGGCGCCGTTCGACTCCGGCGACCTACGCGAGATCATGGGCGCCCACCTGTTCTCGCCCGCGCCGCGCCCGAGCATCATGCGCAGAGGCATCAGCCGGGAGTTCGACGAGGTCATCGCCCGCGGCATGGCGAAGAAACCTGCGGACCGATTCGCGACGGCAGGTGAGCTGGCCAAGGCCGCCGCTGCGGCGGCGAATGCTCCGGTCGCGGCACCGCCCCCGCCGCCGCAGCCGCCGCCGTCGACGCGGCAGTTCTCGGCCGTCGACCCGAATCCGGTGCGCACGGGCTACCAGCCGGCGTACGCACCGTTGCCGCCACCCGCGCCGAACCGCAAGCCGCGTTTCGGGCCCGCGCAGATCGGGTTGGTCGTGACGACGATCGTGCTGTTCACCGCGGCCGTGGTGCTGGCGTTGGTGCTGGCGTTCGGCGACCACGGGAGCGGATCGGCGCCGCAGACGTCGCTGGCGCTGCCGCCGTCGACGACGACCGAAACCACCGCGCCGTCGGCCGAGGAGGAGACGACGACCACGACGACAACGACAACCCCGACGCCGTCCACCACACCGACCACCAGCGGGGCGCCGATCGCGGGGGTTTCGGGGACGGACTCGCAGGGCTTCATCGGGCACACCGCGCGCTGCGATGCGGGCAGCACGCCGGCGGCGGCGATCAGAACCGCACAGTCGCTGGCGGTGGTATGTGAGACGGCGCCGGGCGACTACTACTACCTGGGTGAGCGGCTGCGCGACGGCGCCAACGTGCGACTCGACAACGTGCAACCGTCGGGTGCGGGGTTCGTCGCCACCAATCCGGCCGACGGCGCGCGGTACGACGTGCAACCCGGCATGCTGACGATCTCGAGCAACGGGACGGTGGACTCGGCGGAGCCGGCGCTGGAGTACGGCTCAGCGGACCGCTAA